One segment of Cetobacterium sp. NK01 DNA contains the following:
- a CDS encoding histidinol-phosphatase HisJ family protein, with translation MIINDYHIHSSFSGDCIEDLDRICERAKELGIKEIAITDHMDLDVIGTSNSNDFILNLDEYVPTILKLKDKYKKDLDVKLGMEFGIQRHLGEVGDNIIEKYPFDFIISSVHSVDKLLLDQKEFWENKTREQAHDKYFLEILKSVENFNGFSVQGHLDFITRYGGIDKKGFIDYIRYQDIIDEILKKIISKGKGIEINTSGIRYNENRFYPCDDIIKRYFKLGGEILTIGSDSHKASDLGKDFKKAYDFLESIGVKYISSFDQLDVSFKKIK, from the coding sequence GTGATTATTAATGACTATCATATACATAGTAGTTTTTCAGGAGATTGTATAGAAGATTTAGATAGAATTTGTGAAAGGGCAAAAGAATTAGGAATAAAAGAGATTGCTATAACTGATCATATGGATTTAGATGTAATTGGAACTTCTAATAGTAATGACTTTATTTTAAATTTAGATGAGTATGTACCGACAATTTTAAAACTTAAAGACAAATATAAAAAAGATTTAGATGTAAAATTAGGAATGGAATTTGGAATTCAAAGACATTTAGGAGAAGTTGGAGATAACATTATAGAAAAATATCCATTTGATTTTATAATATCTTCTGTTCACAGTGTGGATAAATTACTTTTAGATCAAAAGGAGTTTTGGGAAAATAAAACGAGAGAACAAGCTCATGATAAATATTTTTTAGAAATATTAAAAAGTGTAGAAAACTTCAATGGGTTTAGTGTTCAAGGTCATCTTGACTTTATTACAAGATATGGTGGTATTGACAAAAAAGGTTTTATAGATTATATAAGATATCAAGATATAATTGATGAGATTTTAAAAAAAATTATCTCTAAAGGAAAGGGTATTGAAATTAATACTTCTGGAATAAGATATAATGAGAATAGATTTTATCCTTGTGATGATATAATAAAACGTTATTTTAAGCTAGGAGGAGAGATTCTAACAATAGGTTCAGATTCACACAAAGCATCAGATTTAGGCAAAGATTTTAAAAAAGCGTATGATTTTTTAGAAAGTATAGGAGTAAAATATATTTCATCTTTTGACCAACTTGATGTATCTTTTAAAAAAATAAAATAA